The sequence GACTTGCCGAAGTTGCGTCGGAACTGGATCACCTGCACGCGCTCGTCGGCTGCGTGGAGCGCGCGGAGCACCCGGCTGGAGCCGTCGGTGCTGCCGTCGTCAACGAAGATGATCTCGTAGGGCAGCCCCAGCGGGTCGAGCGCGTCCACGATTTCCTGGTAGAGGGGCCGCAGGCTCTCGGCCTCGTCCAGGAGCGGGACGACGACTGAGACTGAGTTGATCGGCGGGTCGTCGTCGATGACCAGGGCAGGGCTGTCCGCCTCGACGGCCACCCGTGGTCGCCTGATCTCCTCGGTTCGACTGGCTGGAATCTGCATCAGCGCGCCCCCAGGACGACCCAATCCCCGGTCTTGGCGGCGGGAGCCTGCCGCGAGCGGTGCGTCCCCCAGCAGTGCCGGTATACACTCACCGGGTGGAGTGTAGCACGGTCGCACGGGGCAAGCGGAGGGCAGCGGTGGCCGGGGCTGCGGACAGGGCGAACGCTTGGGCCGCGGTGGTGGTGAACCGCGATGCCGCGGTCTTCCTTGATGGCTGCCTTCGGGCGCTCTACGACGGCGCATGTCCTCCCACCGAAGTCGTGGTGGTCGATACCGGTTCGACCGACGATTCCGTGTCGGAGCTTGCCGGGTGGCCCCAGGTGATGGTGGAGGTCATCGGTCGCGACCTGGGGACGGCAGTCGCCGCGAACCGGGGGTTGGCGGTGACCGAGGCGCCGGTGGTGGCGGTCCTCGCGCCTGAGGTGGTGGTTGAAGCCGGGTTCGGGGAGGCGCTGGCCACGCTTTTCGAGGCGCAGCCGAATCTGGGCGCGGCGGCTGGGAAGATCATGGCGCCGGACGGCCAAACGCTGGTGAGCGCGGGCGGGGCTGTCGACGAGCCGACCATGATGGCGCGCCATCGTGGCCGCGGGCAGCCGGTCGAGGGCCGGTGGGACACGCCGGGGGAGGTCGCCTACGCACCGGCGAGCCTGATGGTGCTCCGGCGTCGCGCGGTCGAGGAAGTGGGTGGCTTCGACGAAGCGTTCCCGCCTGGCGCCTACGCCGACGTCGACCTGTGCTACCGTCTGCGCGAGGCCGGGTGGCGTGTGCGCTACGACCCCTCCCTGCGGGCGAGCGGATTGCCGCCCGACACTCCCACGACATCGGGGCAAGTGGAGGACTGGCACCGCGGGCGCCTGCGCTTTGCGGTCAAGCACTTGCACGGTGAGGCGTGGTGGGGGCGGTTCGTACCGGCCGAGATCGAGCGGCTGCGCGGCGCGCTGCGCGGGACGGTGGAGCCGGATTGGCCCGCGGTGACCGGCGCCGGGGCGATCGAGGCGCTGGCACGGGCAGGCGCGCGGCCGCCCGGGCGGCCGCGCGGGCTGTTGGATGGTGAGCCGCTGGCCGCGTATGCGCGGGCGCTCGAGGCGCTGCGCGCGGCGTCCACAGCCCTGGAGGGTTCGGCACCGCGCTCCTGGCGGCGGTCGGGCGACAGAGAACGCGCGCGGG is a genomic window of Sphaerobacter thermophilus DSM 20745 containing:
- a CDS encoding glycosyltransferase family 2 protein; its protein translation is MAGAADRANAWAAVVVNRDAAVFLDGCLRALYDGACPPTEVVVVDTGSTDDSVSELAGWPQVMVEVIGRDLGTAVAANRGLAVTEAPVVAVLAPEVVVEAGFGEALATLFEAQPNLGAAAGKIMAPDGQTLVSAGGAVDEPTMMARHRGRGQPVEGRWDTPGEVAYAPASLMVLRRRAVEEVGGFDEAFPPGAYADVDLCYRLREAGWRVRYDPSLRASGLPPDTPTTSGQVEDWHRGRLRFAVKHLHGEAWWGRFVPAEIERLRGALRGTVEPDWPAVTGAGAIEALARAGARPPGRPRGLLDGEPLAAYARALEALRAASTALEGSAPRSWRRSGDRERARAQQAFNEAVVAVLEAQDRFNREVIADVLLALLGLAARPVVDEDAGAS